The Halovivax ruber XH-70 genome includes the window GTTGAACCTGGGAAACGCAGCTGGCGGTTCCATCGACGATCACGTGCACACGCACGTCGTCCCGCGCTGGGGCGGCGACACCAACTTCATGCCCGTCATCAGTGACACCAAGGTCATCGTCCAGGCGATCGAAGACACCTACGACGCACTTCACGAAGCCTTCGCGAATTTCGACGACGCGACGGTCCCGGGGGAAGGTCGGGCGGTCGAGTTCGAGTGGTAGTCGCCGGTGGCGCCACTCGGTGAACAGCGTCACTCGGTGAAACCGGTGTTTCAGCGGGTCGGCCGAGTCGGCCAGGCAGAAATTGGAAGCGGGCGTCGCTACAGTGGCTCGGCGAACGCATACATCGTCTCGTTTGCCGTCACTTCGAGATCGACGAAGTCGCCGGGTTCGAGGCCGTACTCGCTCGCCGACTGGACGATGAGTTGCCGATAGGCCGAGTCACGACACTTCACCGAGTCGCCGGTTCCCTCCTCGACGACGAGGACGTCCTCGCGTGTCTCGCCCACCATATCGGCGTATGCCTCGCGGACGAGCTCGCGCTTGACCTCGCTCATCTCGGACGAGCGTTCCTTCTTGATGGTCCCGCCGAGGCCCTTCATGTCGGCGGCGTCGGTTCCCGGGCGCTTCGAGAAGCGCGTGACGTTGATCTTCTCCGGACGGGTCTCCCGAAGCAGGGCCATCGACTGGGCGTGGTCGTGGTCGGTCTCGGTGGGGAAGCCGACGATGAAGTCCGTCGAGAGCGTCCAGTACTCGAGCGCGTCGTCGAACGTTTCCACGACCTCGACGTATTCTTCGACCTGGTGCTGTCGGCGCATGTCGCCGAGGACGTCGTCCGAGCCCGACTGCACGGGTGCGTGCAGGAAGTCGTACAGTTCCTCGTTGTCGGCGAAGACGCTGGCGAGTTTTTCCCGGATGCCGTGGACGCCCTTCGGGTTGGCCATCCCGATCCGGACCCGGAAGTCGCCCTCGATCGCACAGATACGTTCGAGGAGGCGGTGGAGCTTGCGCTCGCCGTCGTCCCAGCCGTAGACACCGGTGTCCTGGCCGGTGATGCGCAGTTCCTTCGCGCCAGCGTGGACCAGTGCGCGGGCTTTCTCGACGTTTTCCTCGATCGACGGCGAGTCGATCTTGCCGGTGGCGTGCTTGGTGATGCAGTACGAGCAGTCTGACATACAGCCGCGCGCGATCGGCAGAATGCCGACGACACCGTCCAGGATGGGCTCGGCGTCTGGCGTCGTCGTCGGGCATTCACCGTTCGTGACGGCCTCGGGGACCTCGTCCCAGTGGAGGACGTCGGCATCCACGCCGGCGTTTACGAACTCCTCGCCCTGGGCGAGGGCCATGCAGCCGGTGACGTAGAGGTCGGCCGTCTCGTCGGCCAGTTCCTCGGCTCGGCGGAGCATGTTCCGCTCGGTCTTCTCGACGACCGTGCAGGTGTTGAGGATGGCTACGTCTGCCTCGTCGACCCCGTCGACCCGGTGGTGGCCCGCGTCGCGGAGTCGCCGCTCGATCTGGCGGCTCTCCCCACGATTGGACGTACAGCCGTACGTCTCGATGTGGTACCGGGCCATGTTCGTGGGGTACTGGGGGCCGGCGGGCCAAAAGCCCGACGTTTCCGCTTGCTCGCACAGCGCACCTCGCGGCTGGGTCCGCGAGAGCGGGTCCACCTCACGACGTCTCGAACGGGCTCGCCTGCCGATCCCAGTACTCGTCTAACACCTCGACGGCGGCGAGCAGCGCACCCAGCACGACGGGGCCGTAAAACAGCCCCATGATCCCGAACGCGTAGGCGCCGCCGAGCACGCCGAGGATGATGACCGCCGGATTGATGCGCGCGTAGCGGTCGACGACGACCGGCCTGAGGTAGTCGTCGGAGATACTCACGATGATGGCACTGTAGAGGAAGAGCGCCCCCGCGAGGTAGGTGTCGCCGATGGCGTACAGGTAGACCACGGCCGGCCCCCAGATCATGAAGGCACCGACGAGCGGAACCAGTGCGAGGATCATCATGACGACCGTCCAGAAGGCGGCGTTCGGGACGCCGGTCAGGATGAGCCCGAGGCCGGCGAGGAGTCCCTGGACGAACGCGATGAAGACGTGGCCCACCAGCACGGCCCGCATCACGGCGTCGATCCGTTCGAAGAACCGATCCTGCAGGTCGGGTGGCAGTGGGGTCATCTCTCGAAGCCAGGCGACGAGTCGGTGCCCGTCTTTGAGGAAGTAGTACAGCACGAACAGCGCCGTGCCGAGGCCGATCAGGGTGTGGGTAATCTGGGCAAATATCTGGGTCGTCTGTCCGAGGAGGACGTCGCCGATCCGTTCGGCAATTTCGCCGGCCAGCGCAGCGAGGTCCACCTGGTACCCCGTCCAGTCGGCGATCAGCCGTTCGACCTCCTGTAACTGGTCGGCGCTCGGATCGACGTCGCCCGCGAACGCGACGGCATCCTCCGCGACGAGGGCGGCGATCACTGAAATCGGGACGACGAACACCGCGACGGCGAGGATCGTCAGAGCGAATGCCGCGACACCGGGTGTGGTTCGCCGTTCCAGTGGTCCCTGAAGTGGTCTGAGGACGTACGCGAGCAAAATCGCCAGCAGTACGTACTGGACGAACGGCAGGAGGAGCAACACGGAGAGGAAGGCGAGCACGGCGATGATCGTGACGAGCGTCCCGGTCGCTCTGTCCACTCGTGTAACACCCGGGTGATCGACACCGCCGAACCGCGTAAACCCATGGCACCGACGATCGTCGTCACCGCCCGTACGCAGACCCTGGCCGTCCGCCGACACGAGCGGTGGGCACGGTGCGGTGAATGGGGTAGCTCGCTGAGCCGCCCGCGTGAATTGATCACGATGCCTGTCCGCTCGCGTGAACTGGGCACGATGCGTGCCCGCCCACGTGACCCGGTCACGATGCTCTCTGCCCGTGTGAACTGATCACGATGCGTGCCGCCCGCGTGAATCGATCGGCGAGCCGAACCGTCCGCATGGACTGATCGAGTAGGGTGCCCATACACCTGTCCCGGTCCAGTAGCCGACCCGTTATCTTGGGTCGGTCGCGAGAGTCAGGATTGGTCACAGACCTCTTTCAATAGGGCTGGCATCGAACACCGACCGAATGTCGACCCAGCTCGATCCGCTCTCCGTCTCCGCTGACCTGCTGTACTCGGTGAAGACGGATCGCGAATCGACTTCGCTTCGGTCCCAGCTCGCCGGCCTCGATCCCGACCGGCTAGAGCGGTCGCTCTCGACCCGGCCACGACGGCTCGCGTTCTGGCTCAACGTCTTCAACGCGTTCGTCCAGCTCCTCATCGAAGACCACGGTGCGCGACTGAGCGACTCCCGGTTCGATCGCTGGGCGTTCTTCTCCCGCGATCGATTCGAGATTGCGGGGACCAGTCTGAGTCTCAACGACGTTCGCGACGGGATACTTCGTCACTCCCGGGCGCGATGGGGTTGGGGGTACGTGCCGCGATTGTTTCCCTCGTCCTTCGAACGGCGGTTTCGACTGGCCGCGTGTGATCCGCGCGTTCACTTCGCCCTCTCTGGGGCTGGCGAGCACTCTCCACCGGTGACGATTTATTCACCGCCGGACGTCGACGACGAACTCGACGTCGCCACCGAGTGGTTCCTGGCGGAGACCGTGACGTACGACCGCGAGCGTGACCTCGTCGCTATCCCTCACCTCTTCCGACGGTATCGCGGGGACTTCGGCGGCCTCGACGGCATCCGGGACTTTCTCGCCCGGTACGATGCGCTTCCCAACCCATCGACCGCGATCGAGTACGCCCAGCACGACTGGACGGTCGACGCGCGCCGCTGTTGAGGAGGACGTCCCTGCCACCGATTTCACGACTCCTCCCCCTCGACTGCCGGTGACTCCGATCCGAACGTTTTTCGCGACTGCCCGTATCGAGTCGGTCGTGACTGACTCGATCGACGTCCTCGATCGTGACGGGCGCCGGTGCGTCAACTGCGACACGGCCCTGACGGCCGATCGCGATCCCGACGCGTCCGTCTGGGATCCCGGCGAACGCCACAGTGGGGCCGAAATGGTGACTGTCTGTGCCGACTGTGCGGCGCTTCTCGACGGAGCGACCCCGGCGTGGCGAGATCGCCTGGCCGGCGACCCGGCCGCTGGTGGGATGGGGTTCCTTCGAACCGTGACGAAGACCCAGGGGAGCGTGGTCGCGGATATCGCGGCGCTCGCGACCGAGACGACCGGCGGGCTGGACGACGACGATGGTCGCCGCGAGTACCGCGACGGGCGGCGACGGAGCGCTCTCGGCCTGGCTGTCGTCGATCGACACCTGGCGGCTGCCGGCGTCGACCGGTCCGCGCTCGACCCGCTGGGCACCGATCCGTCGGCAGACGAATACGCCGTCTCCGAGCCCGTGCTGGCCGACACGGACCTCGACCGGGCCACCGTGGAGGCGTTCGAGACGGTCCTGAACACTGCGACGGCCCTCCAGCGCCAGCTTCGAACGGTTCTCGGTCTCGTCGAGACCGCCGTCTCCGTGGAGGGACGCTGCCACGTCTGTCTTGAGTCGATCCTCGGGACCGAGGCCTGTCCATCGTGCGGAACGGCCGTGCGAGACGCCGATCAGTGGCGGGACGACACCGGTGAACTCGACACCGCCGGCCTGTATCGCGCGATCACGTCCCACCTCGAAACGGCGTCGGAGACGACGACGCAACTCACCGACCAGGCTGCGTCGCTCGCCGACCGCCTCGCGGTGTGACGTCTCGCTAGCTAGTGTGCCACCCTGTTCGTCACTGAGCCCGTGGTAGCCCGCACGAACCTGATTCAATTTCGGCGAGGCGAGCCAACCGTTTTGCCGGCAGTCGTGGTTCGCCGCGTATGGCCACGGCGACGCCGAACGTCCTCTTGATCCACTGCCACGATCTCGGTCAGTATCTCGGTTGCTACGGGGCTCCGATCGAGACGCCGAACGTCGACGCGCTTGCGGCGGAGGGCGTTCGATTCGAGAATCACTTCGGGACGGCACCGCAGTGTTCGCCCAGTCGCGGCAGTCTCATGACCGGGTGCTACCCGCACGTCAACGGACTCATGGGGCTCGCTCACGGGGAGTGGGAGCTAAATGACGACGAACGCATTCTGCCGCACTACCTCGCCGAGGCTGGCTACGAAACGCACCTCTTCGGGCTCCAGCACATCACGCAGGACACCGACCGGCTGGGATACGAGTACGTCCACTCCGAAGGGAATCTGTATCCGGGGGTCTCGCCTGCCGTCCACCAGGTCAACCGGGCGACGAACGTGACCGACGTCGTGACGACGTTCCTCGAGAAGCGTGCGTTCGACGCGCCGTTTTTCGCGTCGGTGGGCTTCTTCGAACTGCACCGGGTCGAAGAGTCCAACGGCCGATACGGGTTCCAGCGCGGTCGCTACGATGCCGACGATCCGGACGACGTCGGGCCCCTCTCGTACCTTCCAGATCGCCGCGGGATCAGGCAGGACCTTTCGGAGATGCACGGCATGGTCTACGCGATCGACGACGCCGTCGGCCGCATTCGGACGTGCCTCGCAGAGACTGGCCTCGACGAGGAGACGCTCGTCGTCTTCACGACCGAGCACGGCATCGCGTTCCCCCGCGCGAAAGGGACGTGCTACGACCCCGGGGTCGAAGCCGCGCTGATCATGTCCCACCCCGAACTCGCGAGCGGTGGCCGCGAGTTCGACGCTCTCGTCAGTAACGTCGACGTCACCCCGACGCTGCTCGATCTGCTCGACGTCCCATTGCCGACTGCGGTCAACGGTCGGAGCTTTCGACCGCTACTCAGTGGTGCGGATGACGAACACCGCGACGAACTCTTCCTCGAGATGACCTGGCACGACATGTACAACCCGATTCGTGCCATTCGAACTGACCGATTCAAGTACATCCGCAACTTCTGGTACCTCCCGCGGGTGTACCTGCCGAGAGACGTCTTTGCGAGCGAGTCCGGGCGCGAAGTTCGCGAGGCCTACGCCGTCCCGACTCGTCCGTTCGAAGAACTCTACGACCTTTACGAGGGTCCTACCGAAGTGGACAACGTGGCGAACGAGCCCCGATACGAGGATCGCCGGCGCGACCTCGCCGAGCGACTTCACACCTGGATGGTCGAGACCGACGACCCCCTCCTCGACGGGCCGATACCGCCCGGTGACTTCGATACCATCATGGCGTGGCCGACCGACGCCGGGTAACGGGCTGCCGGTCGCCACACTCCCGCTGGAACGCCGTCACGTTGCTGACCGGCGGCTCACTCGTCTCGAACGATCGCGACGCTCGCCAGTTTGTCGCCAGCCATGACGGTCGCCTCCCGGGTGAGCGCGTACAGGATCCCCGCGCGATCGGTGGCGACGTTCTGGAGTGTCTCGTACGTCGTCGGATCGTAGACCGTCCCGACGGCGGCGCCGGCCGGGATCGAGTCGCCGAGTTCGAGCGTCTCCTTCGGGCGGAACAGCCCCGACGCCGACGCGGTGACCTGCCCGAGATGGTTTCTGGCGACGGTCTGGTCTCGTGCTGGGACGGAACCATCGAGCATCCCGAGGTGTCGGCAGACGTCGAGCAGGCCGTCGACACCCGCCTCGACGACGTCGTCGACGATCTCGCGATTGTGGGCGAGTTCGGGAGTGATAGCCGGGATCCCCTCGCGGTCGGCGACCACGCGGAGCTTGCCGGCGAAGCCGCGACGATGCCACTCGTCGGTGGCGTCCTCACCGGCTTCCTCGCCCAGCAAGAGGTCGGTGCCAAACGCGTTGGCGAGTGCGCGCGACCGATCACTTCCGTCGAGATAGACGACGTGCGGGTACATGTCGGGACTGCCGGTGTGGAGGTCGACGACGGCGTCCGCGCGCTCGACGTACTCCCAGAGCGTGGCCGCCATGCGCTGGTGGAGCGATCCCTCGTCGTCACCCGGCCAGACCCGGTTCATGTTCGGGTTGACGCTGTCGATGATCTCGGGCGTGGTGTAGGAGACGCGATCGAACGTGAGCGGATTCGCGACGGGGACGGCCACGATTCGCCCGGCGAGGCCGTTTCGCGGGAGCCGATCGTGAAACCGGCGGAGGACGGCCGTTCCGTTGACCTCTCGTCCGTGCTGGGCGGCCTGAACGTATAGCGTGGGGCCGTCAGTTGCCCCATCGTAGGTGTGAATCGTCGTCGCAACCTCGACGCCGGAGGGGAGCGTCGCCAGCGAGATGCGCGCTGCAGTGTGGGTGCCTGCGGCCATGCCAGGGTCTTCCACGGACGGCGGTATGTACGTATGGGGAACTGGTCACGTCGAAGAGAGGTATCGGTCCGGGAGTCCGTCTGGCGGAACTGAGCGAGCGTGAACGCCTTCCGTATCAACTTCCCCGGCCTGAAGGCCGGCGTTTGTCGGTGAACTCCCGGTTTGGCCTATGGAGAGGCAGGCGTAAATTCGCCGTTCCCGTTCAGCGTTCCCGACTTCAGGGCGAGTTGATTGGTCGCCCCTCCGGACGGAGACTTCTGCTCCGACCGGAGTAGTTTCGTTGCAACGTTTTTCGCGGCGTTGTAGTCTGCGTGAACCTCGTAGCCACACTTCTGACAGCAGAACTCGGCTTGTGACGTTCGGTTCTCGCGGAGTGTCGTCCCGCACTTTGAACAGCGTTGAGACGTGTATGCCGGATCGACCTGTTTAGTTCGGATGCCGAACTCGGCGGCTTTGTACTCGACATACTCGTACAGTTGACGGAACGCCCAACTGTGAAACTTCTTCGCACCGAGCATTCGGTCCCGAATATCGGTCAGGTCCTCGAAGGCGATGTGAGAACAGTCGTGCGTGATCGCCTCTTGAACCAACGCTTTCGAGATTCGGTGCAGTACGTCGTTGTTCCACCGCCGCTCTCGGTTCCCGATCTGGTCGATGGTTCTGTGTGCCGACTCCGTGCCGGTCTGTTGCAACGATCCACGGATCCGTTCGTACTCGTCTCGGCGGTGATTGAACAGCCCACCGGAGTAGAACGTTCCCGTGCTTGTGACGGCGATATTCTCCACGCCTAAATCTACGCCGAGAACCGTTCCGTTCTCGGCCTCTCCCAACTCCGTTTCCGGTTCGTCGCGTTCTACCGTGACGTGAAGGTAGTAGTCGCCACCGTCGCGGTCGTAGTGCAGTGTCGCGCCTTTCGCTTCCCACCCGTCCCCGCTAAGATACTGCCGTTGCGGGCAGTCTTCGTCCGGTGGGTAAACGAATTCGGCACGAACCCGGCCACCGTAGGCTGCGAGCGTGCAGTAACCCGACTCGTCGCCATCCGTGAAGTACGACACCGCGTTGGTGTTGTACGTCATCGTCGGAGCGGTGAACGTCGGTTTGCCTGCCCGCTTGCCGGCCTTCATACGTTCGACCGCACTCCGAAGGCTGTCTGCCGCGAGATTGACTGCACCGATGCATAGATCCGAGTGTAGACCGGTGTCTTCGCGGATTTGTTTGTAGACGAGTGACTGAAGGTGCGACCTTGCTGTGATAACGTAGCCGTCCTCGTTGCGTTCCCAGCCCCGGTCTACGAACTGCTGGGCGACCTCCCGAAACGTTAGCATCGTTCGCTTGAGATCGTCTCGCCGGTCGTCCGGGATGGTGAGTTTGACGCGGGCGGTACGCTTCAATGCCACATACCACAAGTGGTTGTGTAGTGTTATAATCGTCGGGGGGTTGGCCAGGTGTTGAACGGCGGTTATGGAACAGAGCGTACGCGATTCCCGCCCACCGTGAACGGCGGTATTCCCTCGCTGTTAAAAGGTGGCGACCGATAGTCGA containing:
- a CDS encoding succinylglutamate desuccinylase/aspartoacylase family protein — encoded protein: MAAGTHTAARISLATLPSGVEVATTIHTYDGATDGPTLYVQAAQHGREVNGTAVLRRFHDRLPRNGLAGRIVAVPVANPLTFDRVSYTTPEIIDSVNPNMNRVWPGDDEGSLHQRMAATLWEYVERADAVVDLHTGSPDMYPHVVYLDGSDRSRALANAFGTDLLLGEEAGEDATDEWHRRGFAGKLRVVADREGIPAITPELAHNREIVDDVVEAGVDGLLDVCRHLGMLDGSVPARDQTVARNHLGQVTASASGLFRPKETLELGDSIPAGAAVGTVYDPTTYETLQNVATDRAGILYALTREATVMAGDKLASVAIVRDE
- a CDS encoding RNA-guided endonuclease InsQ/TnpB family protein, giving the protein MALKRTARVKLTIPDDRRDDLKRTMLTFREVAQQFVDRGWERNEDGYVITARSHLQSLVYKQIREDTGLHSDLCIGAVNLAADSLRSAVERMKAGKRAGKPTFTAPTMTYNTNAVSYFTDGDESGYCTLAAYGGRVRAEFVYPPDEDCPQRQYLSGDGWEAKGATLHYDRDGGDYYLHVTVERDEPETELGEAENGTVLGVDLGVENIAVTSTGTFYSGGLFNHRRDEYERIRGSLQQTGTESAHRTIDQIGNRERRWNNDVLHRISKALVQEAITHDCSHIAFEDLTDIRDRMLGAKKFHSWAFRQLYEYVEYKAAEFGIRTKQVDPAYTSQRCSKCGTTLRENRTSQAEFCCQKCGYEVHADYNAAKNVATKLLRSEQKSPSGGATNQLALKSGTLNGNGEFTPASP
- a CDS encoding DUF547 domain-containing protein gives rise to the protein MSTQLDPLSVSADLLYSVKTDRESTSLRSQLAGLDPDRLERSLSTRPRRLAFWLNVFNAFVQLLIEDHGARLSDSRFDRWAFFSRDRFEIAGTSLSLNDVRDGILRHSRARWGWGYVPRLFPSSFERRFRLAACDPRVHFALSGAGEHSPPVTIYSPPDVDDELDVATEWFLAETVTYDRERDLVAIPHLFRRYRGDFGGLDGIRDFLARYDALPNPSTAIEYAQHDWTVDARRC
- a CDS encoding AI-2E family transporter, whose protein sequence is MDRATGTLVTIIAVLAFLSVLLLLPFVQYVLLAILLAYVLRPLQGPLERRTTPGVAAFALTILAVAVFVVPISVIAALVAEDAVAFAGDVDPSADQLQEVERLIADWTGYQVDLAALAGEIAERIGDVLLGQTTQIFAQITHTLIGLGTALFVLYYFLKDGHRLVAWLREMTPLPPDLQDRFFERIDAVMRAVLVGHVFIAFVQGLLAGLGLILTGVPNAAFWTVVMMILALVPLVGAFMIWGPAVVYLYAIGDTYLAGALFLYSAIIVSISDDYLRPVVVDRYARINPAVIILGVLGGAYAFGIMGLFYGPVVLGALLAAVEVLDEYWDRQASPFETS
- a CDS encoding tRNA (N(6)-L-threonylcarbamoyladenosine(37)-C(2))-methylthiotransferase, yielding MARYHIETYGCTSNRGESRQIERRLRDAGHHRVDGVDEADVAILNTCTVVEKTERNMLRRAEELADETADLYVTGCMALAQGEEFVNAGVDADVLHWDEVPEAVTNGECPTTTPDAEPILDGVVGILPIARGCMSDCSYCITKHATGKIDSPSIEENVEKARALVHAGAKELRITGQDTGVYGWDDGERKLHRLLERICAIEGDFRVRIGMANPKGVHGIREKLASVFADNEELYDFLHAPVQSGSDDVLGDMRRQHQVEEYVEVVETFDDALEYWTLSTDFIVGFPTETDHDHAQSMALLRETRPEKINVTRFSKRPGTDAADMKGLGGTIKKERSSEMSEVKRELVREAYADMVGETREDVLVVEEGTGDSVKCRDSAYRQLIVQSASEYGLEPGDFVDLEVTANETMYAFAEPL
- a CDS encoding sulfatase family protein, yielding MATATPNVLLIHCHDLGQYLGCYGAPIETPNVDALAAEGVRFENHFGTAPQCSPSRGSLMTGCYPHVNGLMGLAHGEWELNDDERILPHYLAEAGYETHLFGLQHITQDTDRLGYEYVHSEGNLYPGVSPAVHQVNRATNVTDVVTTFLEKRAFDAPFFASVGFFELHRVEESNGRYGFQRGRYDADDPDDVGPLSYLPDRRGIRQDLSEMHGMVYAIDDAVGRIRTCLAETGLDEETLVVFTTEHGIAFPRAKGTCYDPGVEAALIMSHPELASGGREFDALVSNVDVTPTLLDLLDVPLPTAVNGRSFRPLLSGADDEHRDELFLEMTWHDMYNPIRAIRTDRFKYIRNFWYLPRVYLPRDVFASESGREVREAYAVPTRPFEELYDLYEGPTEVDNVANEPRYEDRRRDLAERLHTWMVETDDPLLDGPIPPGDFDTIMAWPTDAG